In the genome of Phaeodactylum tricornutum CCAP 1055/1 chromosome 18, whole genome shotgun sequence, one region contains:
- the Pt-KiF14 gene encoding kinesin family-like protein (Kinesin-related motor protein required for mitotic spindle assembly and chromosome segregation), which produces VAIRMRPLNSNESARQRVWKVLPKYSSIAQTTPDGKPLPERVTGRTFFTFDKAFSESSTTQQVYDDVAKNIVNSVVTGLNGTIFAYGQTSSGKTFTMQGSGTIQEGSNGSGGGGVVHMAAQDIFNRIENSPDRIFLVRASFLEIYNEEVRDLLADDPHTRTLAVREDPRRGVFVQSNEEIVTDFESLLSILFRGEKSRAFASTAMNERSSRSHTIFRITIESRLKASGDSAGDKENDDADGGDGAVLISTLNLVDLAGSESVRHTGATGDRQKEGGMINQSLLTLSRVIVALGTPNQTHINFRDSKLTRILQPSLSGNARMAVICCATPSELYLEETRSTLQFASRAKLVKTNAQVNEVLDDRSVIRRLQKELAE; this is translated from the exons GTGGCGATTCGTATGCGTCCCTTAAACTCCAACGAAAGCGCTCGCCAGCGGGTCTGGAAAGTACTTCCAAAATACTCATCGATTGCACAGACGACACCCGACGGCAAGCCCCTACCGGAGCGTGTCACGGGGCGGACTTTTTTTACGTTCGACAAAGCCTTTTCCGAAAGCTCGACGACCCAGCAAGTCTACGACGATGTAGCCAAAAACATTGTCAACTCTGTTGTGACAGGTCTCAACGGTACTATCTTTGCCTATGGTCAGACTTCTTCGGGAAAGACGTTTACGATGCAGGGCTCGGGGACCATTCAGGAGGGATCCAACGGTAGCGGCGGTGGAGGTGTTGTGCACATGGCAGCGCAGGATATCTTCAACCGTATTGAAAACTCTCCTGATCGCATCTTTTTAGTTCGCGCGTCCTTTTTGGAGATTTACAACGAAGAAGTCCGTGATTTGTTGGCTGATGATCCTCATACGCGAACGTTAGCGGTTCGCGAAGACCCTCGCCGAGGAGTCTTTGTGCAATCTAACGAAGAAATTGTGACCGACTTTGAGTCTCTGTTGTCCATTCTCTTCCGAGGAGAGAAGTCGAGGGCTTTTGCGTCCACGGCCATGAACGAACGGTCTTCGCGCTCACACACGATCTTCCGTATCACGATTGAAAGTCGCTTGAAGGCTTCTGGCGACAGTGCTggtgacaaagaaaacgatgaTGCGGATGGCGGTGATGGTGCCGTTTTGATATCGACACTCAATTTGGTCGACTTGGCCGGTTCAGAGAGTGTCCGGCATACCGGCGCGACGGGGGATCGTCAAAAGGAAGGTGGGATGATCAATCAAAG TCTACTGACCCTTTCGCGCGTTATTGTTGCCTTGGGCACGCCAAACCAAACGCACATCAACTTTCGGGATTCCAAGCTCACCCGTATTCTCCAGCCTTCCCTTTCGGGAAACGCTCGAATGGCGGTAATTTGCTGTGCAACTCCATCGGAGCTTTATCTGGAAGAAACGCGATCCACCCTTCAGTTTGCATCCCGTGCAAAGCTTGTCAAAACAAATGCACAAGTCAacgaagtcctcgacgaTCGTTCCGTGATTCGCCGTTTACAAAAGGAGCTGGCAGAG
- a CDS encoding predicted protein codes for LDPDTAISHWTFEAAMRAAGSVCQAVDQVIAGENRNAFCAVRPPGHHAGPTGIVKCANDPEGGSHGFCLLNNVAIGAAYARSMYRHEGIQKVAIVDFDVHHGNGTEEIIRNLVPLTEKATIRTPFAVGELSSSTYRPWLDETDIHNVFFSSTHGYGHRGFEQPGWFYPASGKSGVSESITNPAMVEKPNQRLELRDTYRQKIFPHLREFDPDLIFISAGFDAHRKDTMNFGYVGMVEEDYEWVTEQLVKIANTCCNGRVVSVLEGGYKIHGGIVSPFARSVASH; via the exons CTCGACCCTGATACAGCCATTTCGCACTGGACTTTCGAAGCGGCTATGCGGGCCGCTGGGAGTGTATGTCAGGCCGTGGACCAGGTGATTGCAGGGGAGAACCGTAACGCCTTTTGTGCAGTGCGCCCTCCTGGGCATCACGCTGGTCCAACGGGGATTGTCAAGTGTGCCAACGACCCAGAGGGCGGTTCTCACGGATTTTGTCTACTCAATAACGTAGCCATTGGGGCAGCGTACGCCCGAAGCATGTACCGGCACGAAGGAATACAAAAAGTCGCCATTGTTGATTTCGATGTTCATCATGGAAACGGAACTGAAGAAATCATTCGTAATTTGGTACCTTTAACGGAGAAGGCAACTATTCGTACACCTTTTGCGGTTGGGGAACTATCGTCGAGTACGTACCGCCCGTGGCTGGACGAGACTGATATCCATAACGTATTCTTTTCATCAACGCATGGATACGGCCATCGTGGCTTTGAGCAGCCAGGGTGGTTTTATCCCGCTTCCGGGAAGTCCGGTGTGTCGGAGTCTATAACAAACCCAGCTATGGTGGAAAAGCCCAAT CAACGTCTGGAACTCCGGGACACGTATCGGCAAAAGATCTTTCCCCACTTGCGCGAATTCGATCCGGATTTGATCTTTATCAGTGCTGGTTTCGACGCTCACCGTAAAGACACCATGAATTTTGGCTACGTAGGCATGGTCGAAGAGGACTACGAGTGGGTGACGGAACAGCTGGTTAAAATTGCGAACACTTGCTGTAACGGGCGGGTTGTTTCGGTATTGGAGGGGGGCTACAAGATTCACGGCGGTATTGTTTCGCCCTTTGCCCGTTCCGTCGCAAGTCAC
- the ACC1 gene encoding acetyl-coa carboxylase (Catalyzes the formation of malonyl-CoA from acetyl-CoA and bicarbonate with the hydrolysis of ATP to ADP + P. Requires biotin as a co-factor. Represents the first committed enzyme of fatty acid biosynthesis.; biotin carboxylase) — protein MLSRGYATAALALLVAAAAHHASAFTSNSPAAFLSNGLAKVQRQNVVGVSRENDRGLDTALWSTLDEPITLGGVKALEDYVKERGGNLPIRKVLIANNGMAATKSILSMRQWAYMELGDERAIQFVAMATPEDLKANAEFIRLADSFVEVPGGSSANNYGNVDVICKLAQEQGVDAVWPGWGHASEKPALPDGLAKIGVKFIGPPAPVMSVLGDKIAANILAQTANVPSIPWSGSFGGTDDGPLQADLTDEGTIPDDIFEKATCRNVEEAIQAAEKIGYEEGLMIKASEGGGGKGIRFVDNEEDLRNAFIQVQSEVIGSPIFIMQLCKNARHLEVQIVGDEHGNAVALNGRDCSTQRRFQKIFEEGPPTIAKVDTFDEMQKAAQRLTQTIGYVGAGTVEYLYNAATDKYFFLELNPRLQVEHPVTEGITGVNMPATQLQVAMGIPLYNIPQIRHLYGKEDIYGTDKIDFMVEKYKPIDTHVIAARITAENPDEGFKPTSGSIERIKFQSTSNVWGYFSVGANGGIHEFADSQFGHLFAKGATREQARKSLILALKEIEVRGEIRTTVEYLAQLLETKEFIENTIDTSWLDGIIKSKSVQIEMPEDLTVISAAVFKAFKHVEEAVEDVKESFRKGQVSVGGVPAMNSFDIEIAYKDTKYTFHVERTAEDLYLLSCAGNTIEVRLTLTAESAILATFGGETHRIDGMDEPLGLRLVLDGNTILMPTIFDPSELRTDVTGKVVRFLQDNGGSVEAGQPFVEVEAMKMIMPLKATESGKITHNLSPGSVISAGDLLASLDLKDPSKVKKIVTFEGEFKIPSVALETAATDMISHILAGYQGDAEFAANAAFEDIEDVETAATLVTDTLNEFLRVEKIFNGRLLDDVVRDLTKANSENLDHVIAEIQAHLNVRLRSQLILAMLRQVETFSDRFGVAEISGDLLAALEELQTLKDKMYGEITLAADTIIRQSKIPSFESRVEELRAQLSDTETDLVKLSKSPTLSAGVDLLTYLFTDSDGLVRSAAVEVYVRRVYRAHRMLDLSVEDKSGRLTCSFTFQFSDVPENEAPTRQGLLSVVASMDSFKSDFANILEDMSEAIGEKPATSDGRPLTALHIAMADGEMGEFSVVEGVLASEKPKLIAMGVRTVNFVVPNKKKEPSYFTFPQADNYKEDRLRRNMRPTFHHLLELARLTSNFDAERIPAIGKNAQVYIGTEKSERPVRGGPPQVVFVRAISHSSGLVTDVGALRALQQGLDELERAQSNSKVNLQSSSRIFLHSLHELEGTTPQEVSARFKAVMSSLKSKLATRLLKLRVDEIEVKLRIASKSEDGSPIVQNVRLVGSSMEGEWLGATTYIEKPDPVTGVTTEFCVLDESGEANMCFLDPYGTSNIIQTKRAIARRVGSTYAYDFLGLLEVALIGEWEQHINSLELDTGVTIPTDLFESQELIEDEDGNLVLGSRVVGTNKIGMVTWVVKMKTPEYPEGREVVVIANDVTVQSGSFGVEEDELYYKASVYARERKLPRVYIACNAGARIGLVDELKEKINIKFNDPTNPNKGFEYLYLTDEDYKALPEGALIASKVNEGWALSDIIGTKHGIGVENLQGSGKIAGETSRSYDEIFTLSYVTGRSVGIGAYLVRLGQRVIQMKQGPIILTGFSALNKLLGRDVYTSNNQLGGPQVMQPNGVSHDIVDDDQEGVTSIMKWLSFVPKTVGALPACRESADPVDRPVAWRPTPTPYDPRLMLSGTADVPGFFDKGSWKEYLSGWGKSVVIGRGRLGGIPMGAIAVETRLVDKVIPADPADPNSREAILPQAGQVLFPDSSYKTAQALRDFNKEGLPVMIFANWRGFSGGSRDMAGEVLKFGAMIVDALREYENPVYIYLPPHGELRGGSWVVVDPTINQEKMEMYADPDSRGGILEPAGITEIKFRTPDQLKVMHRQDPQLKLLDAELEMCEMEDDKAAIKEQIIAREEQLKPVYLQAATEFADLHDKTGRMKAKGVIREAVPWEQSREFFFWRAKRRMLEDAAAGQMRQGDASLTKDSATDLLKDVFSGDWNDDKAVADFFESNASDVADKVKAVKAAGVQAKIDALKKELDGLEFM, from the exons ATGTTGAGCCGAGGATACGCTACGGCGGCTCTGGCCTTATTAGTGGCAGCGGCTGCCCATCATGCGTCGGCTTTTACTTCGAATT CACCCGCCGCCTTTCTTTCGAACGGTCTGGCCAAAGTTCAGCGTCAAAATGTCGTCGGCGTATCGCGTGAGAACGACCGTGGTCTCGATACGGCACTCTGGTCGACTCTCGACGAGCCCATCACACTCGGCGGCGTCAAAGCGCTAGAGGACTACGTCAAGGAACGCGGAGGGAACCTCCCTATTCGCAAAGTACTGATTGCCAACAACGGTATGGCTGCGACCAAGTCCATCCTTTCCATGCGCCAATGGGCCTACATGGAGTTGGGAGATGAACGAGCCATCCAGTTTGTTGCCATGGCGACTCCCGAGGATCTCAAGGCCAATGCCGAATTCATCCGTCTCGCTGATTCCTTCGTCGAAGTCCCCGGTGGTTCCAGTGCCAACAACTACGGAAACGTCGACGTGATTTGCAAGCTTGCCCAGGAGCAAGGTGTGGATGCCGTCTGGCCCGGCTGGGGTCACGCCTCGGAAAAGCCCGCGCTTCCCGATGGGCTCGCCAAGATTGGCGTCAAGTTTATTGGACCTCCGGCTCCAGTCATGAGCGTGCTTGGAGACAAGATTGCGGCCAATATTTTGGCGCAAACCGCGAACGTCCCCTCTATCCCATGGAGTGGAAGCTTTGGCGGTACCGATGATGGTCCCCTCCAGGCTGACTTGACCGACGAAGGTACTATCCCTGATGACATCTTTGAAAAGGCAACTTGCCGCAATGTCGAAGAAGCGATTCAAGCGGCCGAAAAGATTGGCTACGAGGAAGGTCTAATGATCAAGGCTTCCGAAGGTGGTGGGGGAAAAGGTATCCGATTCGTTGACAACGAAGAGGATCTCCGGAATGCCTTTATCCAAGTACAGAGTGAGGTTATTGGAAGTCCAATTTTCATCATGCAGCTTTGCAAGAACGCTCGTCACTTGGAAGTCCAGATTGTCGGAGACGAACACGGGAATGCTGTCGCTCTGAACGGTCGTGACTGTTCTACCCAACGccgtttccaaaagatttTTGAAGAAGGCCCGCCCACCATTGCCAAAGTCGACACTTTTGACGAGATGCAGAAGGCTGCGCAACGGTTGACCCAGACAATTGGTTACGTCGGTGCCGGAACTGTTGAGTACCTCTACAACGCCGCCACAGACAAGTACTTCTTCCTCGAGCTCAACCCGCGTTTGCAAGTTGAGCATCCCGTCACAGAAGGTATCACCGGTGTCAATATGCCCGCAACTCAATTGCAGGTTGCCATGGGTATTCCTCTCTACAATATACCTCAGATTCGTCACCTTTACGGCAAGGAGGATATTTACGGGACAGACAAGATTGACTTTATGGTAGAAAAGTACAAGCCGATTGACACCCACGTGATTGCCGCCCGTATCACTGCTGAGAACCCAGACGAAGGCTTCAAGCCCACTTCCGGTTCGATTGAACGCATCAAGTTCCAGTCAACAAGCAATGTGTGGGGATACTTCAGCGTGGGAGCCAATGGAGGCATCCACGAGTTTGCTGACAGCCAATTTGGTCACCTCTTCGCCAAGGGAGCTACGCGTGAGCAAGCGCGCAAGTCCCTTATTCTCGCTCTAAAGGAAATCGAAGTTCGTGGAGAAATCCGTACCACAGTCGAATACTTGGCTCAGTTGCTAGAAACGAAGGAGTTCATTGAGAACACTATCGACACATCCTGGTTAGACGGTATCATTAAGTCGAAGAGTGTCCAGATTGAAATGCCGGAAGACCTGACTGTTATCTCAGCTGCGGTCTTCAAAGCTTTCAAGCACGTTGAAGAGGCCGTCGAAGATGTCAAGGAAAGCTTCCGTAAGGGACAAGTGTCAGTCGGCGGAGTTCCTGCAATGAACTCGTTTGATATCGAAATCGCCTACAAGGATACCAAATACACTTTCCACGTTGAGCGTACGGCCGAGGATCTTTACCTGTTGAGTTGCGCTGGAAATACTATTGAAGTGAGACTCACCTTAACGGCAGAGAGCGCCATTTTGGCCACTTTTGGCGGCGAGACCCACCGGATCGACGGTATGGACGAGCCGCTCGGTTTGCGTTTGGTTCTGGACGGCAACACGATCTTGAT GCCTACCATTTTTGATCCCTCGGAACTTCGCACTGATGTCACTGGCAAGGTTGTCCGTTTCTTGCAGGACAACGGTGGAAGTGTGGAGGCCGGACAACCCTTCGTGGAAGTTGAAGCAATGAAGATGATTATGCCCCTTAAGGCCACCGAGAGCGGGAAAATTACGCATAATCTCTCCCCAGGATCTGTCATTTCTGCTGGAGACTTACTCGCTTCTCTGGATCTCAAGGACCCTTCCAAGGTCAAGAAGATTGTGACATTCGAGGGCGAATTCAAGATCCCGTCGGTTGCTCTTGAAACCGCTGCTACGGATATGATTTCACACATTCTTGCCGGATACCAGGGGGACGCGGAGTTTGCTGCCAATGCTGCGTTTGAGGATATTGAAGACGTCGAGACGGCTGCGACTCTAGTAACTGACACACTCAATGAATTCTTGCGAGTCGAGAAAATCTTTAACGGTCGGCTCTTGGACGATGTCGTTCGTGATCTCACCAAGGCGAATTCCGAAAACCTTGATCACGTGATCGCTGAAATTCAAGCCCATTTGAATGTCCGTCTCCGCAGCCAGCTGATCTTGGCCATGCTCCGTCAAGTTGAGACTTTTTCTGACCGTTTTGGTGTTGCGGAAATCTCGGGTGACTTGCTAGCggctttggaagagctcCAGACTTTGAAGGACAAGATGTACGGTGAGATCACTCTTGCAGCTGATACCATCATTCGCCAATCGAAGATTCCGTCGTTCGAAAGCCGTGTCGAAGAACTTCGCGCTCAGCTTTCTGATACAGAGACCGACTTGGTAAAACTCTCTAAGAGCCCGACTCTTTCTGCTGGTGTCGACTTGTTGACATACCTGTTCACAGATTCTGATGGATTGGTCCGCTCGGCCGCCGTCGAAGTCTACGTTCGTCGTGTCTACCGGGCCCACCGCATGTTGGATTTGTCGGTGGAGGATAAGAGCGGCCGCCTCACTTGCAGTTTCACCTTTCAATTTTCTGATGTCCCTGAAAACGAAGCCCCGACTCGACAGGGTCTACTAAGCGTTGTTGCTTCCATGGACTCATTCAAGTCTGACTTTGCCAACATTCTTGAGGACATGTCCGAGGCGATTGGCGAAAAGCCTGCTACGTCTGATGGTCGGCCGCTTACGGCGCTGCACATCGCCATGGCTGATGGTGAAATGGGAGAATTTTCTGTCGTAGAAGGAGTTCTTGCGAGCGAAAAGCCCAAACTGATCGCTATGGGTGTGCGAACAGTAAACTTTGTTGTAcccaacaagaaaaaggagccGTCGTACTTTACGTTTCCGCAAGCCGATAATTACAAGGAGGACCGCCTTCGCCGAAATATGCGCCCCACATTCCACCACCTTTTGGAACTTGCTCGCTTGACAAGTAATTTTGACGCTGAGCGTATTCCTGCAATTGGCAAAAACGCTCAGGTTTATATTGGTACAGAAAAGTCGGAGCGACCTGTCCGTGGAGGACCGCCTCAGGTTGTTTTCGTCCGTGCCATCTCGCACAGCAGTGGATTGGTCACCGATGTTGGGGCTCTTCGCGCTCTTCAACAAGGTCTGGATGAACTCGAAAGAGCGCAGTCGAACTCGAAGGTCAATCTCCAGTCGTCCTCTCGTATCTTCTTGCACTCGCTTCACGAGCTTGAGGGGACAACTCCACAAGAAGTCTCGGCTCGCTTTAAGGCAGTAATGAGCTCGCTCAAGAGCAAGCTCGCTACCCGTCTTTTGAAATTGCGCgtcgacgaaattgaagtAAAGCTTCGTATCGCTTCGAAGAGCGAAGACGGGAGCCCGATTGTCCAGAATGTTCGTCTTGTAGGATCTTCGATGGAAGGTGAATGGCTCGGAGCCACAACCTACATTGAAAAACCCGATCCCGTCACTGGAGTGACAACCGAGTTCTGCGTGTTAGACGAAAGTGGCGAAGCCAACATGTGCTTTCTTGATCCTTACGGTACTTCCAATATTATCCAGACCAAGCGAGCAATCGCCCGTCGCGTCGGATCCACCTACGCATACGATTTCCTCGGTCTTCTGGAGGTTGCCTTGATTGGTGAATGGGAACAGCACATCAACAGCCTCGAGCTTGACACTGGAGTCACTATCCCTACTGACTTGTTTGAATCTCAGGAATTGattgaagacgaagacggGAACCTTGTTCTTGGTAGTCGGGTTGTCGGAACCAATAAGATAGGTATGGTAACTTGGGTTGTCAAGATGAAGACTCCGGAATACCCCGAAGGACGTGAAGTTGTTGTAATTGCCAACGACGTTACTGTCCAGAGTGGATCATTCGGTgtggaagaggacgaatTGTATTATAAAGCCTCTGTGTACGCCCGTGAACGCAAACTTCCTCGTGTCTACATTGCATGCAACGCAGGAGCCCGTATCGGTCTTGTTGACGAGCTGAAGGAGAAGATCAACATCAAATTTAACGATCCTACGAACCCCAACAAAGGATTTGAATATTTGTACCTCACGGACGAAGACTACAAAGCTCTCCCCGAAGGAGCTCTTATTGCTAGTAAGGTAAATGAGGGCTGGGCTCTTTCCGATATTATCGGAACCAAGCACGGTATTGGCGTGGAGAACTTGCAAGGCAGTGGAAAAATTGCCGGAGAAACATCACGATCGTACGACGAAATCTTTACTCTTAGTTACGTCACTGGACGAAGTGTCGGTATCGGGGCGTATCTTGTGCGCCTCGGACAGCGCGTCATTCAAATGAAACAGGGGCCGATTATCCTGACCGGCTTCTCCGCATTGAACAAGCTTCTCGGACGCGATGTGTACACGTCAAATAATCAGCTCGGAGGACCGCAGGTTATGCAGCCTAATGGTGTATCTCATGACATTGTTGACGACGATCAGGAGGGAGTCACCTCAATAATGAAATGGTTGAGTTTTGTTCCCAAGACCGTCGGTGCTCTTCCGGCTTGCCGTGAATCTGCTGACCCGGTGGACCGCCCGGTCGCCTGGCGCCCGACTCCTACTCCCTATGACCCTCGGCTCATGCTTTCCGGCACGGCTGATGTGCCAGGATTCTTCGACAAGGGGAGCTGGAAGGAATATCTCAGTGGATGGGGTAAGAGTGTTGTCATTGGACGCGGTCGCCTTGGAGGTATCCCTATGGGAGCCATTGCTGTCGAGACTCGCCTCGTGGACAAAGTCATCCCTGCCGACCCGGCTGACCCCAACTCGCGAGAAGCCATTCTTCCCCAGGCCGGCCAGGTACTCTTCCCTGACTCTTCGTACAAGACTGCCCAAGCTCTTCGTGACTTCAACAAGGAAGGCCTTCCGGTTATGATTTTTGCCAACTGGCGGGGATTCTCTGGCGGCAGCCGCGATATGGCTGGTGAAGTTCTCAAGTTCGGTGCAATGATTGTAGATGCCCTGCGTGAATACGAGAATCCCGTGTACATTTACTTGCCGCCCCACGGAGAACTCCGCGGAGGATCCTGGGTAGTTGTGGACCCAACCATCAACCAAGAGAAGATGGAAATGTACGCTGACCCCGATTCTCGTGGAGGCATTCTCGAACCTGCCGGTATCACCGAGATCAAGTTCCGTACGCCCGATCAACTGAAGGTAATGCACCGTCAGGACCCGCAACTCAAGTTGCTTGACGCTGAACTGGAAATGTGCGAAATGGAAGATGACAAGGCCGCTATTAAAGAACAAATTATCGCTCGTGAAGAGCAGCTCAAACCAGTATACTTGCAGGCGGCCACCGAGTTTGCGGATTTACACGACAAGACAGGTCGCATGAAGGCCAAGGGTGTGATTCGCGAGGCTGTACCGTGGGAGCAATCCCGCGAATTCTTTTTCTGGCGTGCTAAGCGCCGCATGTTGGAAGACGCCGCCGCGGGTCAAATGCGCCAGGGTGACGCATCCTTGACTAAGGACTCTGCAACGGACTTGCTCAAGGATGTCTTTTCCGGAGATTGGAATGACGACAAGGCGGTGGCGGATTTCTTTGAATCAAATGCTTCCGACGTCGccgacaaggtcaaggccGTCAAGGCTGCTGGTGTGCAGGCGAAGATCGATGCTCTCAAAAAGGAATTGGACGGGTTGGAATTCATGTAA
- a CDS encoding predicted protein gives MDLLACYDSDSCASNSHNDCDCDCGENRMGQQPLDAILAVSAESPPESHSTVIPSQTLGCVTIIASGPDDTRLNESVTGLFTRTVPHRVGNWAGHVFLDVTSTLRNPSDPDDQIGAFAERCRRVLQEFGQSGVLVAPHPTASFHVSLARPFYVHIACIDSFVRQLRIRLESRIADAFRGENNHTALIPIVSSKPVVLVNEEKTRSFFAWSVVSNHILRELVKVVDEVMDLYRLSHYYDPPTFHVSVASFPGDLSTIRERLEDTLRLDSGCDKTRPGILYHRVASVHCTFGTTKAFQIPLD, from the coding sequence ATGGATTTGCTAGCCTGTTACGACAGCGACAGTTGTGCATCCAATAGCCATAATGACTGCGACTGTGATTGCGGAGAGAATAGAATGGGGCAGCAACCACTCGACGCGATACTCGCGGTTTCCGCTGAATCCCCTCCGGAATCGCACTCCACCGTGATACCCTCCCAGACTCTAGGGTGTGTGACGATTATTGCTAGCGGTCCGGACGACACACGCCTCAACGAGTCGGTGACGGGCCTTTTTACCAGAACGGTACCACATCGGGTAGGCAATTGGGCGGGACACGTCTTTTTGGACGTCACGTCCACCCTCCGGAATCCGTCGGACCCCGACGACCAGATCGGTGCCTTTGCCGAACGCTGTCGACGGGTTTTGCAAGAATTTGGGCAATCGGGAGTACTGGTAGCACCCCACCCTACGGCTTCATTCCACGTGTCGCTGGCTCGGCCCTTTTACGTCCACATCGCCTGTATCGATTCGTTCGTCAGACAATTGAGGATACGTCTCGAGAGCCGCATAGCGGACGCTTTCCGGGGCGAGAACAACCATACCGCACTGATCCCGATTGTTTCGTCAAAACCTGTCGTGCTCGTCAACGAGGAGAAGACTAGATCTTTCTTCGCCTGGTCCGTCGTCTCAAACCATATACTACGTGAGTTGGTAAAGGTAGTCGATGAGGTCATGGATTTGTATCGATTGTCACACTACTACGACCCACCAACGTTTCACGTTTCGGTGGCTAGCTTCCCCGGAGATCTGTCGACGATACGCGAGCGTTTGGAAGATACGTTACGGCTGGACTCAGGATGTGATAAAACTCGTCCAGGAATCCTCTACCATCGCGTAGCCAGCGTTCATTGCACGTTCGGAACCACTAAGGCGTTTCAAATTCCCCtggactga
- a CDS encoding mannosyltransferase (enzyme involved in N-glycan biosynthesis; Transfers an alpha-D-mannosyl residue from dolichyl-phosphate D-mannose into membrane lipid-linked oligosaccharide), which produces MTTDTAALSDTTNKPLQVVFLHLDLGIGGAEQLVLQLAHASASPHVGHEVHLVTTRCDPTHCFASVQPGGDLHDALHVKGQWIPADLCGYARAFCSTLRVLYLSFWIARRWPDVDLIVVDVLPTPLPFLRYLSHAALLFYCHFPDQLLVRQPSASGRVSQNHRALALAKHYYRQLLNAVEELSMRHADLCVVNSCFTQQTVRNTFPSSFPEPNPLPVLYPALDGAPSIVDLISSSSNKKKNLIVSLNRYERKKNLDLLIRAAAWLRQHNQPMPEAVANQTEQTHFEIVIAGGYDVRNVENVEYRAELEQLANQLNVPVTFLQSIDDGTRASLLAHALCVVYTPTGEHFGIVPLEAMYVGTPVVAVDDGGPKETIRHGVTGFLCQPTPADFGQALQTLLNDPEHAERMGRAGREHVRDTF; this is translated from the exons ATGACCACTGACACTGCCGCTTTGTCGGACACGACGAACAAGCCGCTACAGGTCGTGTTTCTGCATTTGGATTTGGGGATTGGGGGCGCGGAGCAGCTTGTCCTGCAGTTGGCGCACGCGTCGGCCTCTCCACACGTGGGACACGAGGTGCATCTCGTTACGACCCGGTGCGATCCCACCCACTGCTTTGCATCGGTCCAACCGGGAGGCGACCTGCACGATGCCCTGCACGTGAAAGGACAATGGATTCCCGCGGACCTGTGCGGCTACGCTCGCGCCTTTTGCAGTACCCTCCGTGTTCTCTATCTGAGTTTCTGGATTGCCCGTCGTTGGCCCGACGTGGACCTCATTGTGGTTGACGTGCTGCCCACGCCGCTCCCTTTTTTGCGATATCTTAGTCACGCCGCGTTGTTGTTTTACTGCCACTTTCCCGATCAACTGCTCGTTCGACAACCGTCGGCGTCGGGGCGTGTATCGCAGAATCATCGCGCACTCGCGCTGGCCAAACACTACTACCGACAACTCCTGAATGCAGTGGAAGAGCTGTCTATGCGTCACGCCGACCTGTGTGTGGTAAACAGTTGCTTTACCCAACAAACGGTCCGAAACACCTTTCCCTCCTCCTTTCCCGAGCCCAATCCATTGCCGGTTCTCTATCCCGCCCTGGAT GGAGCGCCCAGCATTGTCGATTTAATATCTTCCTCCTcaaacaagaagaaaaatctGATAGTTTCGCTCAATCGCTACGAACGTAAAAAGAATTTGGATTTGTTGATACGTGCCGCAGCTTGGCTGCGACAACACAACCAACCGATGCCCGAAGCCGTCGCGAACCAGACGGAGCAGACCCACTTTGAAATCGTCATTGCCGGTGGCTACGACGTGCGCAACGTAGAAAATGTGGAATACCGTGCCGAACTGGAACAACTCGCCAACCAGCTCAACGTCCCCGTTACCTTTCTGCAATCCATCGACGATGGGACCCGTGCGTCGCTCCTCGCTCATGCTTTGTGCGTGGTATACACGCCGACGGGGGAACATTTTGGCATTGTACCGCTCGAGGCCATGTATGTGGGTACACCCGTGGTGGCTGTTGATGACGGAGGACCGAAGGAAACGATTCGACACGGAGTCACGGGATTCCTGTGTCAGCCCACACCGGCTGACTTTGGTCAAGCCCTACAAACGCTGCTGAACGATCCGGAACATGCGGAGCGCATGGGACGGGCCGGGCGGGAACACGTTCGGGATACCTTT